From a region of the Chrysemys picta bellii isolate R12L10 chromosome 7, ASM1138683v2, whole genome shotgun sequence genome:
- the CSKMT gene encoding citrate synthase-lysine N-methyltransferase CSKMT, mitochondrial isoform X1, giving the protein MAALMLLPRGGPALGTLLRPLCSWADGLLHNMAQPGTWDRFYTQQDTAGTPSHFNWFFDYMAISGLLLPTLRGCGPPEPNPSPTRVLDVGCGTSDLGLGLYRDSPHPVHISCVDVSPVAIRSLHRLLQEVPPPRHPLSQLHLHVADATDLEGGGFGDGTFHLVLDKGTCDSLLRCPQGPGQAGRLVAECLRVLRPGGSLLQFSDEDPDARVPFLEQAGGPGVTVQEVGHIGGMCYYVYTLCRPALETPTTGALN; this is encoded by the exons ATGGCAGCGCTCATGCTCCTCCCGCGGGGCGGCCCGGCCCTGGGGACCCTGCTccggccgctctgctcctgggcag ATGGCCTGCTCCACAACATGGCCCAGCCTGGTACATGGGACCGCTTCTACACACAGCAGGACACAGCTGGCACCCCCAGCCATTTCAACTGGTTCTTCGACTACATGGCCATCTCTGGGCTCCTGCTCCCAACCCTGCGGGGCTGCGGCCCCCCTGAACCTAATCCCAGTCCCACTCGGGTGCTCGACGTGGGCTGTGGCACTTCGGATCTGGGCCTGGGGCTATACCGGGACTCCCCACACCCTGTCCACATCTCCTGTGTGGATGTGTCCCCTGTGGCCATCAGGTCTCTTCACCGGCTGCTCCAGGAGGTCCCCCCACCCCGACACCCCCTCTCCCAGCTTCACCTCCATGTGGCTGATGCCACTGACCTTGAGGGGGGTGGCTTTGGGGATGGTACTTTCCACCTGGTGCTGGACAAGGGCACGTGTGATTCACTGCTGCGCTGCCCCcaggggccaggccaggctgggcGGCTGGTGGCTGAGTGCTTGCGGGTGCTGCGCCCTGGGGGCAGCTTGCTGCAGTTTTCAGACGAGGACCCAGATGCCAGGGTCCCTTTCCTGGAGCAGGCCGGGGGGCCTGGCGTCACAGTGCAGGAAGTCGGGCACATTGGTGGCATGTGCTACTATGTCTACACGCTCTGCCGGCCGGCCCTAGAGACACCAACCACTGGGGCACTGAACTAG
- the DMAC1 gene encoding distal membrane-arm assembly complex protein 1 — MSKALEQGKETAPPPKPLSESCWGCRILSGSVLIGAGFWVYLGSRRVISRGIASSVGNIVQLVFAANLLCCGVIILADPFGKLKK; from the exons ATGTCTAAGGCCCTGGAGCAGGGCAAGGAGACCGCGCCTCCCCCCAAGCCTCTGTCCGAGAGCTGCTGGGGCTGCCGCATCCTGTCCGGCTCGGTGCTGATCGGGGCCGGATTCTGGGTCTATCTAGGCTCGCGCAGGGTCATAAGCCGGGGCATCGCCTCCTCCGTAGGGAACATCGTCCAGCTCGTCTTCGCAGCCA ATCTCCTCTGCTGCGGCGTAATCATCCTAGCTGATCCATTTGGGAAACTAAAGAAGTAG
- the LOC101942003 gene encoding ubiquinol-cytochrome-c reductase complex assembly factor 3, whose translation MTGRSARTPPPLSLVTFCPRHPPGSQNSVATQGFSYRALMELLRRLVLGSLMVAGTTGLGIGAWALATPREQRRREIAKELPEANPLRWTERRHQNELVMAAIKEAAETNENVARRSSSDWSK comes from the exons ATGACAGGACGCTCTGCCcggacccctcccccactctctctgGTTACCTTCTGTCCGCGACATCCCCCGGGAAGCCAGAACTCTGTGGCTACTCAGGGTTTTTCATACCGCGCCCTAATGGAACTCCTGCGACGCCTGGTGCTGGGGAGCCTGATGGTTGCTGGGACCACGGGGCTGGGGATCGGGGCCTGGGCGCTGGCAACGCCGCGGGAGCAGCGCAGGCGGGAGATAGCCAAG GAGCTGCCGGAGGCAAACCCCCTGCGCTGGACGGAGAGGCGACACCAGAATGAGCTGGTAATGGCAGCGATCAAAGAGGCAGCTGAAACAAATGAGAATGTGGCCCGGAGGTCTTCATCGGACTGGAGCAAGTGA
- the UBXN1 gene encoding UBX domain-containing protein 1 yields the protein MTKHSGRSSLAASGAEPPIVGPERELGPEQHIMECTALESLIEMGFSQNRAEKALALTGNQGIEQAMDWLMEHENDPDVDEPYVPPQGHVLGTEEPPEGSTPETVEARADLVEEGSAEGDDKHPLTEEEKREQTKRMMELIAQKQREREEREKRETIEREKQRRKQGQELSMIRQKLQEDEMKKMAEERRREKMEEKLAKQRVREKIERDKAERVKKFGGGSSSQAPAESAQETPVPSSPSQEPPTKREYDQCRIQVRLLDGTSLTQTFKAKEQLAAVRLYIELNRKDGGEPFHLLTSFPRRIFTDEDMEKPLQELGLVPSAVLIVAKKCNS from the exons ATGACCAAACACAGCGGCCGCTCGAGTCTCGCTGCTTCCGGCGCGGAGCCTCCGATAGTTGGACCTG AGAGAGAGCTCGGTCCAGAGCAGCACATCATGGAGTGCACAGCACTGGAGAGTCTCATTGAGATGGGCTTCTCCCAGAACAGAGC AGAGAAGGCGCTGGCGCTGACGGGGAACCAAGGCATCGAGCAGGCCATGGACTG GCTCATGGAGCATGAGAATGACCCTGACGTGGATGAGCCGTACGTGCCTCCCCAGGGCCATGTCTTGGGCACGGAGGAGCCACCCGAGGGAAGCACCCCCGAGACCGTGGAAGCCAGAGCAG ATCTCGTGGAGGAGGGCTCGGCGGAGGGAGATGACAAGCACCCCCTGACTGAAGAGGAGAAGAGGGAACAGACCAAGCG GATGATGGAGCTGATCGCACAGAAGCagcgggagagggaggagcgggagAAGCGGGAGACTATTGAGCGGGAGAAGCAGCGGCGCAAGCAGGGTCAGGAGCTCTCCATGATCCGCCAGAAGCTGCAGGAGGACGAGATGAAGAAGATGGCAGAGGAGAGGCGCAGGGAGAAGATGGAGGAGAAGCTGGCCAA GCAGCGGGTGCGTGAGAAGATTGAGCGGGACAAGGCAGAGCGAGTCAAGAAG TTTGGAGGtggcagcagctcccaggccCCAGCCGAGTCAGCGCAGGAGACACCGGTGCCCTCATCCCCCAGCCAGGAACCGCCCACGAAGAGAGAGTATGACCAGTGCCGAATACAG GTGAGACTGCTGGACGGGACGTCGCTCACGCAGACCTTCAAGGCCAAGGAGCAGCTGGCAGCCGTGCGGCTGTACATAGAGTTGAACCGCAAGGATGGCGGGGAGCCCTTCCACCTCCTCACCAGTTTTCCCCGCCGCATCTTCACTGACGAGGACATGGAGAAGCCCTTGCAGGAGCTAG GTTTGGTGCCTTCGGCCGTTCTCATAGTGGCCAAGAAGTGTAACAGCTGA
- the LOC101950001 gene encoding uncharacterized protein LOC101950001, with translation MAEGTRDCSGAPSQAVLTPGEACTPIQLPVATAGRNSLAQPHATDQEMQWLSEVGRSLIQTEPPAQNQFFLEPCEMGKGAPMGPCEGLCKGPPEEMCEAMCEDPPREPCEVACVELCEDIPPWELCRDPPMEPCEGLCKEMCKDPSPRKPCQGPLGSPVQGKARLPSIVVEPTEAGEVESGELRWPPDDFLLLEGEDELFTDEEEQAAEPGPGPPALESTLDEVLL, from the exons ATGGCTGAAGGAACTCGGGATTGTAGTGGTGCTCCATCCCAGGCAGTGCTGACCCCTGGTGAGGCCTGCACCCCCATCCAGCTACCTGTGGCAACCGCAGGGCGGAACAGCCTGGCTCAGCCCCACGCCACTGACCAGGAGATGCAGTGGCTATCAGAAGTGGGAAGGAGTCTCATCCagacagagcctcctgcacagaACCAG TTCTTCCTGGAGCCGTGTGAGATGGGCAAAGGCGCCCCTATGGGGCCATGCGAGGGGTTGTGCAAAGGTCCCCCTGAGGAGATGTGCGAGGCGATGTGCGAGGATCCCCCCAGGGAGCCCTGCGAGGTGGCGTGCGTGGAGCTGTGTGAGGACATTCCTCCCTGGGAGCTGTGCAGGGATCCCCCCATGGAGCCATGTGAAGGGCTGTGCAAGGAGATGTGCAAAGATCCTTCCCCCAGGAAGCCATGCCAGGGCCCCCTTGGAAGTCCAGTGCAGGGGAAGGCCCGGCTGCCGTCCATCGTGGTGGAACCCACAGAGGCAGGAGAGGTGGAGAGCGGGGAGCTGCGCTGGCCCCCAGATGACTTCCTGCTGCTGGAGGGTGAGGACGAGCTCTTCACTGATGAAGAGGAGCAAGCAGCAGAGCCCGGGCCCG GGCCCCCTGCTCTGGAGAGCACCCTGGATGAAGTGCTGCTGTGA
- the C7H11orf98 gene encoding LOW QUALITY PROTEIN: uncharacterized protein C11orf98 homolog (The sequence of the model RefSeq protein was modified relative to this genomic sequence to represent the inferred CDS: inserted 1 base in 1 codon), translating into MNRKTSVMITSRGVTFQNLEVLSXGAARPGSRGCSMGTPGGKINRPRTELKKNLFKRRRVLSKEKRRKHQITGAVVDEGLITIHHLKKRASSSRANITLSGKKRRKLMKQIRHAAKEKATMQVEAVNLAQTKKITGSGRRKKLAASQDVEMKEAEAGPRLDS; encoded by the exons ATGAACCGGAAGACAAGTGTGATGATCACATCACGTGGCGTAACCTTCCAGAACCTGGAAGTGCTTT TCGGGGCCGCGAGACCAGGCTCACGTGGGTGCAGCATGGGGACCCCAGGAGGGAAAATCAACCGGCCCCGAACG GAGCTGAAGAAAAACCTCTTCAAAAGACGCCGGGTTTTAAGcaaagagaaaagaaggaagCACCAGATCACAGGAGCTGTGGTGGACGAGGGACTGATCACCATCCACCACCTGAAGAAGCGTGC TTCCAGCTCACGAGCCAACATCACCCTCTCAGGGAAGAAGCGGAGGAAGCTGATGAAGCAGATCCGTCATGCTGCCAAGGAGAAAGCCACCATGCAGG TTGAAGCTGTGAACCTGGCACAGACAAAAAAAATCACCggcagtgggaggagaaagaaaCTTGCAGCCTCCCAAGACGTGGAGATGAAGGAAGCAGAGGCTGGGCCACGACTGGACAGCTGA
- the CSKMT gene encoding citrate synthase-lysine N-methyltransferase CSKMT, mitochondrial isoform X2, with amino-acid sequence MAQPGTWDRFYTQQDTAGTPSHFNWFFDYMAISGLLLPTLRGCGPPEPNPSPTRVLDVGCGTSDLGLGLYRDSPHPVHISCVDVSPVAIRSLHRLLQEVPPPRHPLSQLHLHVADATDLEGGGFGDGTFHLVLDKGTCDSLLRCPQGPGQAGRLVAECLRVLRPGGSLLQFSDEDPDARVPFLEQAGGPGVTVQEVGHIGGMCYYVYTLCRPALETPTTGALN; translated from the coding sequence ATGGCCCAGCCTGGTACATGGGACCGCTTCTACACACAGCAGGACACAGCTGGCACCCCCAGCCATTTCAACTGGTTCTTCGACTACATGGCCATCTCTGGGCTCCTGCTCCCAACCCTGCGGGGCTGCGGCCCCCCTGAACCTAATCCCAGTCCCACTCGGGTGCTCGACGTGGGCTGTGGCACTTCGGATCTGGGCCTGGGGCTATACCGGGACTCCCCACACCCTGTCCACATCTCCTGTGTGGATGTGTCCCCTGTGGCCATCAGGTCTCTTCACCGGCTGCTCCAGGAGGTCCCCCCACCCCGACACCCCCTCTCCCAGCTTCACCTCCATGTGGCTGATGCCACTGACCTTGAGGGGGGTGGCTTTGGGGATGGTACTTTCCACCTGGTGCTGGACAAGGGCACGTGTGATTCACTGCTGCGCTGCCCCcaggggccaggccaggctgggcGGCTGGTGGCTGAGTGCTTGCGGGTGCTGCGCCCTGGGGGCAGCTTGCTGCAGTTTTCAGACGAGGACCCAGATGCCAGGGTCCCTTTCCTGGAGCAGGCCGGGGGGCCTGGCGTCACAGTGCAGGAAGTCGGGCACATTGGTGGCATGTGCTACTATGTCTACACGCTCTGCCGGCCGGCCCTAGAGACACCAACCACTGGGGCACTGAACTAG
- the LOC112060430 gene encoding proton-coupled zinc antiporter SLC30A1-like, whose product MGTRAHMGAGTVGVGMGPPRLPMRTGHQGWLAGRGLRGHQGWLTAQLCLAIGLFLAEVVASRVTGSLLALSCSLQTLGMVLALGVALLDGQLACGAHPDCRNTFGWVRARVAGTLVCGVFLTALCLALLPRALHRAGHPQVTERPLALVGVGAAGLLIHLARVRLDRQHHPARAKSPHSGHASTSREGAATGRYAQETQDLLGNRQPWLEDGCLPAEESGAWLALCLRLLAASLGPATVLLYSLAFHLLWPPCVEQVACLPPCTGMPCWPLGGPAPALAELGPCWLLYLDPGLCVVVVLALILLGAPSLRGSALVLLQAVPDHLDLWRLESHLRSTEGVAALHELHVWQLDSSYSLVATAHVWCLDTASYKAVARRIQQVFWEHGIHAATVQPEFGALQEPCCMAAGGGDGCMGGGEAPRKRHPSLPFSSPTVILEYETTV is encoded by the exons ATGGGGACAAGAGCCCATATGGGGGCAGGCACTGTTGGGGTAGGGATGGGGCCGCCCAGGCTGCCGATGCGGACAGGGCACCAGGGCTGGCTGGCAGGGCGAGGGCTGCGAGGGCACCAGGGCTGGCTAACTGCCCAGCTCTGTCTTGCCATCGGCCTGTTCCTGGCAGAGGTGGTGGCCAGTCGGGTCACAGGCTCCCTGCTGGCTCTCTCCTGCTCACTCCAGACGCTGGGGATGGTGCTAGCGCTGGGGGTGGCTCTGCTGGATGGCCAGCTGGCCTGCGGAGCACACCCCGATTGCAGGAACACCTTCGGATGGGTGCGGGCCCGGGTGGCAGGGACCCTAGTGTGTGGCGTGTTCCTGACAGCACTGTGcctggccctgctgcccagggcactgCACCGGGCAGGGCACCCCCAGGTGACAGAGCGGCCCCTGGCACTGGTGGGAGTCGGGGCTGCTGGGCTCCTCATTCATCTTGCCAGGGTGAGGCTGGATAGGCAGCACCATCCCGCTCGAGCAAAGAGTCCCCACAGCGGCCATGCCAGCACCAGCAGAGAGGGCGCAGCCACAGGCAGATATGCCCAGGAGACACAAG ACCTGCTGGGGAACAGGCAGCCTTGGCTAGAGGACGGGTGCTTGCCTGCAGAGGAGTCTGGTGCCTGGCTGGCTCTCTGCCTTCGCCTCCTGgctgcctccctgggccctgCCACCGTGCTGCTATATTCACTTGCCTTCCACCTGCTGTGGCCCCCATGTGTGGAGCAAGTGGCCTGCCTGCCCCCCTGCACTGGGATGCCATGCTGGCCCCTGGGCGGCCCTGCGCcagccctggcagagctggggccctgctggctgctgtACCTGGACCCTGGGCTGTGTGTGGTTGTGGTGCTGGCTTTGATCCTTTTGGGTGCCCCTTCCCTGCGGGGCTCTGCCTTGGtgctgctgcaggctgtgcccgACCATCTGGACCTATGGCGACTTGAGTCGCATCTGAGGAGCACGGAGGGGGTGGCAGCCCTGCATGAGCTCCATGTCTGGCAGCTGGACAGTTCCTACAGCCTGGTGGCCACGGCCCATGTCTGGTGCCTTGACACTGCCTCCTACAAGGCTGTGGCCAGGAGGATCCAGCAGGTGTTCTGGGAGCATGGGATCCACGCAGCCACAGTGCAGCCCGAGTTCGGTGCACTTCAGGAACCGTGCTGCATGGCAGCAGGTGGGGGTGATGGCTgcatgggggggggtgaggcccCCAGGAAGAGGCACCCGTCACTCCCATTCTCCAGCCCCACGGTGATCCTGGAGTACGAGACCACAGTGTGA